TTAATTGGTCGCGCAAATCACGCCGTTTTTTGAGAACCGTCTTCGTGAGCTTGCTGGGAATATCCTTCACCGCTGCCAGCACCTCTGCCGGAAATTGCCGCAATAAATCGTGCTTACAGCACACAATATCCGTATCTGCCGCTGCCTCTGCATCACTCCCCAGCACCTTTGTCACGGCCCCCTGGGGGAGATATTGGGCGATCGGATATTGCACAACCGACACATGGACTAAATGATCTAATGCCGCCTGGAGCCGCGCTTCTTCATCCTTTAGTTCGAGTTCAAATAACAGGCGATCATCGAGGGGCACTGCCCGGAATCCTTCGTCTTTTTGGACAACCCGTGCCAGGAGCGAGGGATTGGCCCGCTCTAAAATAAGACGTACTATTCCTTCAGGCGATCGCCGCCGACTGCCCTCCTTGACGATTTTTACTAACACGCGATCGCCATTCCAAGCATTACTAAGATAACTTTCACGGATATAGATATCCTCCGCATCCTCAGAATCTTGGATCGCAAAGCAAAAGCCTTTACTCGAACACCGTAGCTTTGCCTCCACCACATCCGTTTCTGGCACCCGGCGGTATTTACCCCGTTCTTTCGCTAAAATCTCAGCCCGCTCCAATGCATCCAGGATAATCTGGAGCTGTTCTGCATCTTCCTCAGAATGGCACTCTAGCTTCTTTTCGAGGAATTTACCGGCAACTAATTTGTCATCTGTAAAGAAAGACAGCAGTGTGGCGATTGAAAAATCCATGCAAGACTATCCTTTTCGTTAGAAAATAAAGTGAAACGACAATAGCCCACCAGCAGTAAAGTCCTGACCCATCGTTCGCCGCTGTCCCTAAACCTAAACAGCCAACGGGCCTATCTTGCTAGTGGAAAACGCCACAAATTCCTAGGGTTCCAAGGCTGACTGATCAAAACACTGTCTTCTCCACAAGGACGTCTTACTTCATGAGCGAAGCAAAACCATGGAGGAACGAGGCCTTTGGCACCTCAGGAGTTGACAAGTTCACAAACACACAGTCGCAAAGCTTGAATAAACCGATAGGAAGGAAACACCCACACCAAACCCTCAAGAGGTCATTACGTTTAGGCAACGGCGATGGTGAGGTATTTTTTTTCTGAAACTGACCCAAAAAGACGTGTTTCAGGGGGGAAGGAGGGCTGCCTGTGGCTAAGCAAACCCAATAGGGAGAAAAGCAATGCGATTATGGGAGGATCGTCCGATACAATCGTGGCTAGAGCAACGGTGAAATCTAATTTGCTTAGCCAATAGACGTATATGTTGACTATCTTTTCACAATGCTTCCTAGATATTGTACCTTCTCGGGGACATTCCCACTACGGCCACCCCTTGATTTGCGCCTCAATGCTACTAACTTGGGGAAACTAAAGGGTACAATTGCACTGAATGAAATTTTGTCATTGTTTGTTATTCGTTACTTAGGTTCCATGACACCAGAGATTTTTCGGCAGCGATATCCCCAGGGAGGCTTGATCAGTGAATTGGCGGCGATCGAGCATGGCCAGTTTATTGTGCGGGTGGTAGTGGAGCTTGAGGGGCGACAGTTGGCCAGTGGCCTTGCGGCAGCGCCTTCGGTGGAACAGGCCGAAGATCAAGCAAGAATCCGTGCTTTGAATTTGCTAGGCACGGTGATGATTTCGTCCCCAGACAAGCCCAAACAAGCGGCAGCACCCCCTCCTGAAAGACCTGCTCCGGAGAAGACAATGACAGCACCATTTATTGAATCGCCACCGATTACTACTGCTGCTGCTACTCCAGCAACAAAAACACCACCAGTGCCCAACCCGGCGCCAGTGGCCCAAGCCCCAGAAACATTACCGCTTCAGATCGAGGCGATGGTGATCAATTCGCCATCAAAAGTTGAGCCAGAATTACCGCCAACACCGGTATCGCTAGATCCAGAGGAAGCATTGGATTTTTCAGAGATTATTGCCCGCAGTGATGTGGAACTGAAGCGCTTGGGATGGTCAAGTGAACAGGGACGCACCTACCTACTCGAAACCTATGGCAAGCGATCGCGCCAGCTTCTGTCTGACGAGGAGCTCCTGGCGTTTTTACGCTACCTTGAAGCCCAGCCGACTCCTGGTTCCTAGAGGAATTATCTCAGGTGAAAGTCAGCTCATTTTCAAAGAATACTCTGGTGTATTTCAGGTGATGCTGAGCGCTTTTACCTAGGGAGCTGCTTCGTCGCCAATATCCAGCAGGGTCAAGCCGCTTATCTGG
The nucleotide sequence above comes from [Synechococcus] sp. NIES-970. Encoded proteins:
- a CDS encoding hypothetical protein (conserved hypothetical protein); translated protein: MLPRYCTFSGTFPLRPPLDLRLNATNLGKLKGTIALNEILSLFVIRYLGSMTPEIFRQRYPQGGLISELAAIEHGQFIVRVVVELEGRQLASGLAAAPSVEQAEDQARIRALNLLGTVMISSPDKPKQAAAPPPERPAPEKTMTAPFIESPPITTAAATPATKTPPVPNPAPVAQAPETLPLQIEAMVINSPSKVEPELPPTPVSLDPEEALDFSEIIARSDVELKRLGWSSEQGRTYLLETYGKRSRQLLSDEELLAFLRYLEAQPTPGS